One genomic region from Diabrotica undecimpunctata isolate CICGRU chromosome 9, icDiaUnde3, whole genome shotgun sequence encodes:
- the LOC140451050 gene encoding uncharacterized protein: MVWSLITTGKRFISKFNTYLNSFQLRYEECKGNLNIDLAKILEKGIQDAKEGAGFQKGDKIRIIVRNENFKHPISTGTETDLNTDNILAHIENIVTSDESVQVEDTIFDIQIFKIPRGSGRHKIINLAEDRRTKKSITQIKNTDTLCGARAVIVGLTYVTNEILDHKLIKSDAHSIRIGRKLQTDLAEKLCNLLGGCYNDGFTLDNFKKAEELLDVQIKIICAENFNTIIYEGPEKTAKIYLYKNGNHFDVINNLKGLYGSRFYCAKCDTPYSHNRVHKCKKAPLCTICKHPEHDLTTKSKVLCKDCNRYCYNNECLRNHTEACKEVFKCDKCNKLCKRDKEHVCGYSMCRNCNTFVEIATHQCYMMKKLAKGGVCTVACTCNNRSSVINSGCKENHKQSQSCKDPCICNNLSEEKIMKCSYNERYIFFDYEAMQDTGIHVPNLVIAQDFDGHKFVFKDNEEFCRWLISEKHRNYTAIAHNSKSYDSYFILKYCVENTIKPYTIYNGSKLMLLEVEALKLKIIDSSNFVAGPLSGFPKTFGLHELKKGYFPHFFNTPENTHYEGCLPDIAYYGPNTMKTKQRSDFKKWYDEHKNDHFVLQKELHTYCDSDVDILRRGCLEFRKEFLEIANIDPFQYLTIASVCMAIYRSKYLRTNTIGIVKQEIKETYSRASIKWLNQFSNVQHALNGGEVTICGAKVDGFSEESNTVYQYHGCFWHGHPECFKNDTVNHVNNETMSDLYERTIRRSKQIKEAGYNLVEMWECEWLKSKECKNAADPQLIEPLKPREAFFGGRTNAIKLNVTGKKLRYIDIVSLYPTVQYYDQYPVGHPTKIHAPEVYDPNWFGLVHCQILPPTDLYHPVLPVKTDKLMFPLCNQCVLEDCENCDHDDSERMLRGTWTTLEINKALEKGYKIIKIHEVWHFEQTSTDLFKGYVKDFMKIKLETSPHTYATNEEYARAVKEQMDIELDLSKIAPNPGKRAVAKICLNSLWGKFGQRMNMKQTEYVVDIKRWYEVLMNDKINLTNVTFINDNIAQVSYDYKDVFVEDPTSTNIFVALFTTSNARLRLYEMIDRLGEAVAYFDTDSIVYIDDGLNTVETGEMLGDWSDELPGDDYIVEWLSTGPKSYFYKTAKGKEVTKIKGFTLNYENSLVLNASAMNDIIHDPTKEIKLTYDQIGRDTETKDIVTRKRVSKTFKMAYKKRKIIQSDDSLIDTTPLGFQKL, translated from the coding sequence ATGGTCTGGTCTTTAATTACCACAGGTAAAcgttttatttctaaatttaacacTTATTTAAATTCGTTTCAATTACGTTATGAAGAGTGCAAAGgtaatttaaatattgatttagcaAAGATATTAGAAAAAGGTATACAGGATGCTAAAGAAGGAGCCGGCTTTCAAAAAGGGGATAAAATTCGTATAATTGTTCgtaatgaaaattttaaacatCCCATATCAACAGGTACTGAAACAGATTTAAATACGGATAATATCTTGGCTCATATCGAAAACATTGTAACTTCTGACGAGTCGGTTCAAGTCGAAGATACTATATTTGATATACAAATTTTCAAGATACCTAGGGGTAGCGGCCgacataaaattataaatttggcAGAGGACCGTCGCACCAAGAAAAGCATTACCCAGATTAAAAATACCGACACTTTATGCGGGGCTCGAGCAGTTATAGTGGGCTTAACATACGTCACAAACGAGATTTTGGACCACAAATTGATCAAAAGCGATGCTCATAGCATACGTATAGGTCGAAAATTGCAGACTGATTTGGCCGAAAAACTTTGCAACCTGTTGGGCGGTTGTTATAACGATGGCTTTACGTTGGATAATTTTAAGAAGGCAGAGGAGTTATTGGATGTGCAGATAAAGATTATTTGTGCAGAAAATTTCAACACAATCATATACGAGGGCCCCGAAAAAACAGCCAagatttatttgtataaaaacgGGAATCATTTTgatgttataaacaatttaaagggTCTTTACGGTAGTCGTTTTTATTGTGCGAAGTGTGATACCCCTTACAGTCATAACCGTGTACACAAATGCAAGAAAGCACCACTTTGTACGATTTGCAAACATCCCGAGCATGACTTGACTACAAAAAGCAAAGTTTTGTGCAAGGACTGTAACCGTTATTGCTACAACAATGAATGTTTAAGAAACCATACAGAAGCTTGCAAAGAAGTATTTAAATGTGACAAATGTAATAAACTATGCAAGAGAGATAAGGAGCATGTATGCGGTTACTCCATGTGCAGAAACTGTAATACCTTTGTAGAAATAGCTACGCATCAGTGttacatgatgaaaaaactagCCAAAGGAGGAGTTTGTACTGTAGCCTGTACTTGCAATAACAGATCAAGCGTGATAAATTCAGGCTGTAAAGAAAATCACAAACAGTCACAAAGTTGCAAAGACCCTTGTATATGTAACAATCTCtctgaagaaaaaataatgaaatgctCTTACAACGAAAGATATATATTCTTTGATTACGAGGCAATGCAGGATACAGGCATTCATGTACCGAATCTTGTAATTGCGCAGGATTTCGACGgacataaatttgtttttaaagacAATGAAGAGTTCTGTAGATGGTTAATTTCCGAGAAACATAGAAATTATACAGCGATAGCCCACAATAGTAAATCATAcgattcatatttcattttaaaatattgcgTGGAAAACACGATAAAGCCGTACACTATCTACAACGGGTCAAAACTTATGCTTTTGGAAGTCGAGGCTCTTAAACTGAAAATAATAGACAGCTCTAATTTTGTAGCCGGCCCCCTGTCCGGTTTTCCTAAAACTTTTGGTCTGCATGAATTAAAGAAAGGCTATTTTCCTCACTTTTTCAACACTCCTGAAAATACTCACTACGAAGGCTGCTTACCAGATATTGCGTATTATGGACCCAACacaatgaaaacaaaacaaagatCTGATTTTAAGAAATGGTACGATGAGCATAAAAATGACCACTTTGTGTTACAGAAAGAGCTCCATACCTATTGCGATTCAGATGTTGATATTTTACGACGTGGGTGTTTGGAATTTCGCAAGGAATTTTTAGAAATAGCAAACATAGACCCATTTCAATATCTGACTATTGCCAGTGTGTGTATGGCCATATATAGATCTAAATATCTTCGAACAAACACCATTGGCATTGTAAAGCAGGAGATAAAGGAGACATATAGCAGGGCATCAATAAAATGGCTCAATCAATTTTCTAACGTCCAACATGCTCTTAATGGCGGAGAAGTGACAATTTGCGGTGCAAAAGTTGATGGTTTCTCGGAAGAGTCGAATACTGTGTACCAGTACCACGGTTGCTTCTGGCATGGCCACCCAGAATGCTTTAAGAACGACACAGTTAACCACGTCAACAATGAGACAATGAGTGACTTGTACGAGAGAACAATAAGACgatcaaaacaaataaaagaagcaGGGTACAACTTGGTAGAAATGTGGGAATGTGAGTGGTTAAAATCCAAAGAATGTAAAAACGCCGCAGATCCTCAACTTATTGAACCCTTAAAGCCTCGTGAAGCATTCTTTGGCGGTAGAACAAACGCCATAAAACTAAACGTGACTGGGAAAAAGCTCAGATACATAGATATTGTATCACTGTATCCAACCGTACAATATTACGATCAATATCCAGTTGGCCACCCTACAAAAATACATGCACCTGAAGTATACGATCCTAATTGGTTTGGTCTAGTACATTGTCAAATACTACCACCTACTGATTTATACCATCCTGTATTACCTGTCAAAACTGACAAATTAATGTTTCCGCTGTGTAATCAATGCGTCTTGGAAGATTGCGAAAATTGTGATCATGATGACTCGGAAAGAATGCTGAGGGGTACATGGACAACTCTAGAAATTAATAAGGCCTTAGAAAAAgggtataaaataataaaaattcacgAGGTGTGGCATTTTGAGCAAACATCGACAGATTTGTTCAAGGGATATGTCAAAGATTTTATGAAGATCAAATTAGAAACTAGTCCACATACGTATGCCACAAATGAAGAGTACGCTCGGGCTGTAAAAGAGCAGATGGACATAGAGCTCGATTTATCTAAAATAGCCCCAAATCCCGGTAAACGAGCAGTCGCTAAAATATGCCTAAATAGTCTATGGGGTAAATTTGGCCAAAGAATGAATATGAAACAGACAGAGTATGTTGTGGACATTAAAAGATGGTACGAAGTTTTGATGaacgataaaataaatttaacaaacgTCACATTTATTAATGATAATATAGCACAAGTCTCTTACGATTATAAAGACGTGTTTGTGGAAGACCCAACATCTACGAATATTTTTGTGGCATTATTTACGACCAGTAACGCTCGTCTAAGACTGTACGAGATGATTGATAGGCTAGGAGAGGCTGTAGCTTATTTCGACACAGACTCCATTGTTTACATTGATGATGGCCTAAACACTGTCGAAACAGGTGAAATGTTGGGCGATTGGAGTGATGAGTTGCCTGGAGATGACTACATAGTTGAATGGCTCAGTACAGGTCCTAAAAGTTATTTTTACAAAACAGCCAAGGGCAAAGAGGTGACTAAAATCAAAGGTTTCACTTTAAACTACGAAAACAGCCTAGTACTCAATGCCTCCGCCATGAATGACATCATACACGATccaaccaaagaaattaagctcACGTATGACCAGATCGGTAGGGATACAGAGACCAAAGATATTGTTACGCGAAAAAGGGTATCAAAGACTTTCAAGATGGCCTACAAGAAACGAAAAATAATACAAAGTGATGACTCATTAATTGACACAACACCTCTTGGctttcaaaaattataa
- the LOC140451051 gene encoding hatching enzyme-like, with translation MVTNPTLEPPDITITMVRGTHHFRANCMGDAECPTRFVGGAALGHSYFPHPADTCTEIHLDITKPWHFGNDSIPEGRISFLMVLVHEIGHALGIGHSGTQSAVMYSMYQHKISGLHKDDINAIQYLYGPNNTYAPNPKFTTTSSTTTTRKQTTRSRYTTVHTPTTTSSTTSRPTTSSTRPRPSKQPKNLCDIVPDFMFLATAPEFSNYRLYIARDKFIWKLDLNEMIIPSQPELLADYVPAELRQYTLQHIFQTTAGDLVTIVPPNKYFSASFPSIQYIDNFTLNIPKKAHINAIFQSNSGQSYTFYNNMSYIEFSNDFTSEVRRGWIKDIFPGIPEDISLALRWIDGHIYFFRQNTYYKFNEFTRKVVAAGQFNWNLFGVPCPNENILQQLKTLISKLVSVYN, from the coding sequence ATGGTTACAAATCCTACGCTAGAGCCACCAGATATAACCATAACTATGGTTAGGGGAACTCATCATTTTAGAGCAAATTGTATGGGAGATGCCGAATGTCCTACTAGATTTGTTGGAGGTGCTGCTTTAGGACATTCATACTTTCCTCATCCCGCAGACACCTGTACAGAGATACATTTAGATATAACGAAGCCCTGGCATTTTGGAAACGACTCTATACCTGAAGGCCGTATAAGTTTTCTTATGGTACTGGTTCATGAAATAGGGCATGCTCTTGGAATCGGTCATAGTGGAACACAAAGTGCTGTCATGTATAGTATGTATCAGCATAAGATTAGTGGTCTACATAAGGATGATATAAACGCAATACAATATCTATATGGGCCTAACAATACCTATGCTCCAAACCCAAAGTTTACAACAACTAGCTCAACAACAACAACTCGTAAGCAAACGACCCGCTCAAGGTATACAACGGTACATACACCAACAACAACTAGTTCGACAACGTCAAGACCAACAACTAGTTCGACAAGACCAAGGCCTAGTAAGCAACCGAAAAATTTGTGTGATATTGTTCCAGATTTTATGTTTTTAGCCACTGCTCCAGAGTTTTCAAATTACCGATTATATATCGCCCGCGATAAATTTATATGGAAACTAGACTTGAACGAAATGATTATTCCATCTCAGCCTGAACTTCTTGCTGATTATGTTCCTGCAGAATTACGTCAATACACTTTACAACACATTTTTCAAACAACAGCCGGTGATTTGGTTACAATTGTGCCACCAAACAAATATTTCTCAGCATCCTTTCCTAGCATTCaatatattgataattttacACTTAATATACCCAAGAAGGCCCACATCAATGCTATTTTTCAATCAAATTCCGGGCAATCCTATACATTTTACAACAATATgtcatatatagaattttctaatgattttactAGCGAGGTAAGAAGAGGCTGGATAAAAGACATATTTCCGGGAATACCTGAAGATATTTCTCTTGCACTTCGATGGATTGATGGCCATATTTACTTTTTCCGTCAAAATACTTActataaatttaatgaatttactaGAAAAGTTGTGGCCGCTGGACAATTTAACTGGAATCTATTTGGAGTGCCTTGCCCAAACGAAAATATCTTACAACAATTAAAAACTCTAATATCTAAACTTGTatctgtatataattaa